In the genome of Gadus chalcogrammus isolate NIFS_2021 chromosome 21, NIFS_Gcha_1.0, whole genome shotgun sequence, one region contains:
- the LOC130374309 gene encoding E3 ubiquitin-protein ligase TRIM39-like, with translation MASDNTSWSEEDFSCSICLDVFSSPVTTPCGHNFCRTCITKFWDEQVKYKCPVCNQIFDTKPEPRVNTLLSQLAAQFRTTVRVKEQPCVEPAEVPCDVCTGTQQKAVKSCLECFMSFCQTHLEPHQRVTVLKGHRLVEPMDRLEDRMCKKHNRLLELFCLTEQVCVCQFCTESDHKSHPVVPLKEEYEVKTAQLGKIEAEVPQMIQERKEKIKEVKDRVELSNKDADREIAIGGQVFTALIGCVEKCRDEFNQTVQEELKSTEKQAEDLIKELEQEIEDLTNRCSEVKQLSHTEDHLHFLQTFRSLKDPPPTRDWTTVEVRPPSYVGTLRRSLDQLEETLNMEMKKLPDDAELKRVQQYEVDVTLDPDTAHPHLILSEDGKQVHDGGVGKVLPDNPKRFTQYVFVLTRQSFSSGRFYFEVQVKDKTLWWLGVVRESIDRKGQTRRTPKTGYWILLYNKDGLVFKDNPSVCLPLRAELQKVGVLVDYDEGVVSFYDVEARVHIYSATGCTFSEPLYPFLCPGPRYYKGNNSAPLIISPVNQTD, from the coding sequence atggcctctgataacacttcctggtctgaggaggacttttcatgttccatctgtctggatgtgttcagcagcccggttaccacaccatgtggacacaacttctgcagaacctgtattacaaagttctgggatgaacaagtcaagtacaaatgtcctgtttgcaaccAGATTTTCGACACAAAACCTGAACCACGGGTCAATACCCTCTTATCACAGCTGGCTGCTCAGTTTAGAACAACGGTGCGAgttaaagagcagccttgtgttgaaccagcagaagttccctgtgacgtctgtactgggacccagcagaaggctgtgaagtcctgcctagagtgttttatgtctttctgccaaacccacctggagccacatcagagagtcacaGTCCTGAAGggacatcggctggtcgagcctatggaccgtctggaagacaggatgtgtaagaaacacaaccgacttctggagctcttctgcctgactgaacaggtgtgtgtgtgtcagttctgcacagagtcagaccacaagtcccatcctgttgtacctctgaaggaggaatatgaagtgaagacggcccagctggggaagatagaggctgaagttccacagatgatccaggagagaaaagaaaagatTAAGGAGGTCAAAGACAGAGTAGAACTGAGTAACAaagatgcagacagagagatagccatTGGTGGGCAGGTCTTCACTGCTCTGATAGGCTGTGTTGAAAAGTGCCGGGATGAATTCAACCAAACGGTTCAAGAggaactgaaatccacagagaaacaagctgaagacctcatcaaagagctggagcaggaaatagaagatctgaccaatagatgctcagaggtgaagcagctctcacacactgaagaccacctccacttcctccagaccttcagatccctgaaggatcctccacccaccagggactggaccacggtggaggtccgtcctccatcatacgtagggaccttgaggagatccctggatcagctggaggagacactgaacatggagatgaagaagctgcctgatgatgctgaactgaagagggtccagcagtatgaagtagatgtgactctggatcctgatacagctcatccccatctcatcctgtctgaggatgggaaacaagtacatgatggaggtgtggGGAAGgtactcccagacaaccctaagagatttacacaGTATGTAtttgttctcacgaggcagagcttctcctcagggagattttactttgaggtccaggttaaagacaagactttatggtggttaggagtggtcagagagtccatcgacagaaaagGTCAGACCAGGAGGACCCCTAAGACGGGTTACTGGATTCTTCTCTACAACAAGGATGGGTTGGTATTTAAAGATaacccttctgtctgtctccctctgagagctgagctccagaaggtgggggtgcttgttgattatgatgagggtgtggtctccttctatgatgttgaagccagggttcatatctactctgctactggctgcaccttcagtgagcctctctatccattcctctgCCCAGGTCCCCGTTATTATAAAGGtaacaactctgcccccctgatcatctcacctgtcaatcaaacagactag
- the LOC130374310 gene encoding zinc finger protein RFP-like, with product MASANTSWSEEDFSCSICLDVFSSPVTTPCGHNFCRTCITKFWDEQVKYKCPVCNQIFDTKPDPRVNTLLSELAAQFRTTVRVKEQPCVEPAEVPCDFCTGTQQKAVKSCLECFMSFCQTHLEPHQRVAVLKGHRLVEPMDHLEDRMCKKHNRLLELFCQTEQVCVCLLCTVTDHKSHPVVPLKEEYEVKTAQLGKIEAEVPQMIQERKQKIKEIKDRVELSNKVADREIAIGGQVFTALIGCVEKCRDEFNQTVQEELKSTEKQAEDLIKELEQEIEDLTNSCSEVKQLSHTEDHLHFLQTFRSLKDPPPTRDWTTVEVRPPSYVGTLRRSLDQLEETLNMEMKKLRDDADLKRVQQYEVDVTLDPDTAHPRLILSEDGKQVHDGGVGKVLPDNPKRFTQYVFVLTRQSFSSGRFYFEVQVKDKTACWLGVVRESIDRKGGTRGTPETGYWTLQYDKDRLVFNDNSDVRLPLRAGLQKVGVFVDYDEGVVSFYDVEARVHIYSATGCTFSEPLYPFLCPFSRDYEGNNSAPLVISPVNQTD from the coding sequence atggcctctgctaacacttcctggtctgaggaggacttttcatgttccatctgtctggatgtgttcagcagcccggttaccacaccatgtggacacaacttctgcagaacctgtattacaaagttctgggatgaacaagtcaagtacaaatgtcctgtttgcaaccAGATTTTCGACACAAAACCTGATCCACGGGTCAATACCCTCTTATCAGAGCTGGCTGCTCAGTTTAGAACAACCGTACGAgttaaagagcagccttgtgttgaaccagcagaagttccctgtgacttctgtactgggacccagcagaaggctgtgaagtcctgcctagagtgttttatgtctttctgccaaacccacctggagccacatcagagagtcgcagtCCTGAAGggacatcggctggtcgagcctatggaccatctggaagacaggatgtgtaagaaacacaaccgacttctggagctcttctgccagactgaacaggtgtgtgtgtgtctgttgtgcacagtgacagaccacaagtcccatcctgttgtacctctgaaggaggaatatgaagtgaagacggcccagctggggaagatagaggctgaagttccacagatgatccaggagaggaaacaaaagattaaggagatcaaAGACAGAGTAGAACTGAGCAACAAagttgcagacagagagatagccatTGGTGGGCAGGTCTTCACTGCTCTGATAGGCTGTGTTGAAAAGTGCCGCGATGAATTCAACCAAACGGTTCAAGAggaactgaaatccacagagaaacaagctgaagacctcatcaaagagctggagcaggaaatagaagatctgaccaatagttgctcagaggtgaagcagctctcacacactgaagaccacctccacttcctccagaccttcagatccctgaaggatcctccacccaccagggactggaccacggtggaggtccgtcctccatcatacgtagggaccttgaggagatccctggatcagctggaggagacactgaacatggagatgaagaagctgcgtgatgATGCTGatctgaagagggtccagcagtatgaagtagatgtgactctggatcctgatacagctcatccccgtctcatcctgtctgaggatgggaaacaagtacatgatggaggtgtggGGAAGGTACTCCCAGACAACCCGAAGAGATTTACACAGTATGTAtttgttctcacgaggcagagcttctcctcagggagattttactttgaggtccaggttaaagacaagactgcatGTTGGTTAGGAGTGGtcagagagtccatcgacagaaaagGTGGGACCAGAGGGACCCCTGAGACTGGTTACTGGACTCTTCAATACGACAAAGATAGGTTGGTATTTAATGATAACTCtgatgtccgtctccctctgagagctgggctccagaaggtgggggtgtttgttgattatgatgagggtgtggtctccttctatgatgtggaagccagggttcatatctactctgctactggctgcacctttagtgagcctctctatccattcctctgCCCATTTAGCCGTGATTATGAAGGtaacaactctgcccccctggtcatctcacctgtcaatcaaacagactag